The proteins below come from a single Alligator mississippiensis isolate rAllMis1 chromosome 2, rAllMis1, whole genome shotgun sequence genomic window:
- the LOC102565908 gene encoding olfactory receptor 5AR1-like, with product MADRNHTTVTEFILLGFTENPKLQIFFFTVFLFIYLLILLGNLGMFMLIRIDSQLHTPMYFFISNLALLDVGYSTVIAPSTLMTLVRERKVISFSGCALQFFLFCIALSCECCLLAVMAYDRFTAICNPLLYSVIMSKPFCMLLVLSSYFISCLYSTIQTIFIFRLSFCDSNIINHFFCDVPPILKLSCSSTHVTDIIHFTCATVVVTSTILIILVSYIYIISAILRMNSTQGRNKAFSTCASHLLAVTILYGTGSFMYLRPNSKYCMDQDKIISVFYTLGIPMLNPLIYSLRNKEVKEAFKRLIGRKVFFQ from the coding sequence ATGGCTGACAGGAATCATACTACAGTAACTGAGTTTATACTTCTGGGATTCACGGAGAACCCAAAGCTGCAGATCTTCTTCTTTACAGTCTTTCTCTTCATCTACCTGCTGATTCTATTGGGAAACCTTGGGATGTTCATGTTAATTAGAATAGACTCGCAacttcacactcccatgtactttttcatcagcaacttggccCTCCTGGACGTTGGATACTCCACTGTCATTGCTCCCAGCACACTCATGACTTTGGTCAGAGAGAGAAAAGTAATTTCATTCTCTGGCTGTGCTTTGCAATTCTTCTTGTTCTGCATTGCTTTGTCCTGTGAATGTTGCCTGTTGGCAGTGATGGCGTATGACCGATTCACAGCCATCTGCAACCCACTACTTTACAGTGTCATCATGTCCAAACCATTCTGCATGCTACTGGTTCTCAGTTCATACTTCATAAGCTGCTTGTACTCAACAATTCAAACAATATTTATATTTCGCTTGTCCTTCTGTGATTCCAACATCATCAATCACTTTTTCTGTGATGTGCCCCCCATCCTGAAGCTATCATGTTCTTCAACGCATGTCACAGACATTATTCATTTCACTTGTGCTACTGTGGTTGTCACATCTACTATCCTAATCATCCTGGTCTCTTACATATATATTATATCCGCTATTCTAAGGATGAATTCCACACAAGGCAGAAACAAAGCCTTTTCTACCTGTGCTTCCCATCTTTTGGCTGTTACCATTCTCTATGGAACGGGCTCTTTCATGTATTTACGGCCAAATTCAAAGTACTGTATGGATCAAGACAAAATAATTTCTGTGTTTTATACCCTGGGAATCCCCATGCTGAACCCCTTGATCTACAGTCTGAGGAATAAAGAAGTAAAAGAGGCATTTAAGCGGCTAATAGGCAGGAAGGTATTTTTTCAATGA